One Artemia franciscana chromosome 15, ASM3288406v1, whole genome shotgun sequence genomic window carries:
- the LOC136036004 gene encoding mucin-2-like, with protein sequence MNVVFATFSDENANFCNKYLNGEDILTRPIKYIVEEQGKKTPYCFCYVYLKGKVIDGVEKQEKKNYTDAETWCKKLPNVKDPGLPAANIESLNGLYEFRKHLKKEKLLTKYNANKFWVSEHKNIESKTEVKRCLIASCNKSCVRKTEDCKLIRCVACQLLIGYNLPDSEQNLCNMKDLESLSRRKTQKTRRKTTKFTTKHTTLPISTTTTTPTTVFTTIPKATPTKPTTLTTISSSTPTNTSITTPTTASSAISKTTPTTKSTTPTATTARTLTTPSTPSTTTTNAISTTASTIKQTTELTKHITTSTITQTTKPTTASNTVTTTTPTTRATTMLTTTLNTPTTTTTIATRTTISNPIYVTTPTTILATTMSTLTTEPKPGTTPTTVFNIVSSTKPTTKTTNPHITTPTTIFTITPTTKLTITLNTPTAPSSIPIKLTTKLTTHITTSTITPTTKPATASNTVITTAPTTRATTPTTPTTTSTNAPTNTTATTTTTTATTTITTTKLATTSIKTAMTVLTTTSTTPTTIATPTTTLNVVSNTASTASTPIRPANKPSTTTTTTTSNTIYNTTHLTTHTTMLTTTLNPPTTTTTIAKPTTISTPIYVTTPTTMLATTMFTSATEPKPGTTPTTVFNIVFTTKPTAKITNPHITTPATIFTTIPTTKLTTTLNTPIAPSSIPFKLTTKLTRHITTSTITPTIKPVTASNTVTTITPTTRAATPTTPANTSTIAPTTTTAATTVTTTTATTTLTTTKPATTSIKTAMTVLTTTSTTPTTLATPTTTLNVVSNTASTASTPTRPATKPSTTTTTTTSATISTTTHLTIHTTMLTTTLNTPTTTTTIASPTTISTPIYVTTPTTMLATTKSTSITEPKPGTTPTTVFNTASTTKPTAKTTNPHIITPTTIFTTTPTTKLTTTLETPTAPSSIPTTSSTTVSNTIPTATTARPTALTAAQTTIPTGTSTTKTTTTPSKDKKVNPTENETILNKCISSAELDTFQNYLDKDILGTHDPEFLSKISRTRHDIQSALEFLQELGGCFQIFDNKHYLDSFQFKLGKAFKSINDYRKYRSMFKETRKYYGCHIILFYISFIICVNFLIFYFMLDWSFKSKNNNIMLPKLPI encoded by the coding sequence ATGAATGTGGTATTTGCTACTTTTTCTGATGAAAATGCAAACTTTTGTAACAAATATTTAAATGGTGAAGATATTTTAACCAGaccaataaaatatattgtagaagaacaaggaaaaaaaactccgtattgtttttgttatgtttatcTCAAAGGAAAAGTTATTGATGGAGtggaaaaacaagagaaaaaaaattatacagatGCTGAAACTTGGTGTAAAAAGCTACCAAATGTAAAAGATCCAGGACTTCCGGCTGCAAATATCGAATCCCTTAATGGTCTCTATGAGTTCcggaaacatttaaaaaaagagaaattattaacaaaatataatgCTAATAAGTTCTGGGTATCTGAACATAAGAATATTGAATCAAAAACTGAAGTAAAAAGGTGTTTAATCGCTTCCTGCAACAAAAGTTGTGTTCGAAAAACTGAAGATTGTAAACTAATCCGTTGCGTGGCATGTCAACTGCTCATAGGTTACAACCTTCCTGACAGTGAACAAAATTTATGCAATATGAAGGATTTAGAAAGTCTTAGCAGAAGAAAAACCCAGAAAACTCGTAGGAAGACAACAAAATTTACTACTAAACATACTACCCTACCGATTAGTACAACgactactacacctactactgTATTTACTACCATACCCAAAGCCACACCAACTAAACCGACTACATTGACGACTATATCTTCTAGTACGCCTACTAACACGTCTATTACCACACCTACTACCGCATCTTCTGCTATTTCAAAGACTACGCCTACTACTAAATCTACTACACCGACTGCAACAACTGCTAGGACTTTAACTACCCCTTCTACTCCatctactactacaactaatgcTATATCTACTACTGCATCTACTATTAAACAGACTACAGAACTTACCAAACATATTACAACATCAACTATTACACAGACTACTAAACCCACTACTGCATCTAATACTGTCACTACAACCACACCTACTACAAGAGCTACTACCATGCTTACTACTACATTGAATACACCTACCACTACAACGACTATTGCCACACGTACCACCATATCTAATCCCATATATGTTACAACACCTACTACCATTCTTGCTACTACAATGTCTACACTTACTACCGAACCTAAGCCAGGTACAACACCAACTACGGTATTCAACATTGTATCTAGTACTAAACcaactactaaaactactaacCCACACATTACCACACCTACTACCATATTTACAATCACACCTACAACTAAACTGACTATTACACTTAACACACCGACTGCACCTTCTAGCATACCTATTAAACTGACTACCAAACTTACCACACATATTACCACATCAACTATTACACCGACTACTAAACCCGCTACTGCATCTAATACTGTAATTACGACCGCACCTACTACAAGAGCTACTACACCAACTACACCGACAACTACTTCTACAAATGCACCGACTAAtacaactgctactaccactactaccacAGCAACCACTACAATCACTACCACCAAACTTGCCACCACGTCTATTAAAACGGCTATGACTGTCCTTACTACTACATCGACTACACCTACTACCATAGCTACACCAACTACCACACTTAATGTTGTATCCAACACTGCTTCTACAGCTTCTACCCCGATTAGACCGGCTAATAAGCCTTCCACTACAACAACAACCACCACCTCTAATACCATATATAATACCACACATCTCACCACACATACTACCATGCTTACTACAACATTGAATCCACCTACCACTACAACGACTATTGCCAAACCTACCACCATATCTACTCCCATATATGTTACAACACCTACTACTATGCTTGCCACTACAATGTTTACATCTGCTACCGAACCTAAGCCAGGTACAACACCAACTACGGTATTCAACATTGTATTTACTACTAAACCGACTGCCAAAATTACTAACCCACACATTACCACACCTGCTACCATATTTACAACCATACCTACAACTAAACTGACTACTACACTTAACACACCGATTGCACCTTCTAGCATACCTTTTAAACTGACTACCAAACTTACCAGACATATTACCACATCAACTATTACACCGACTATTAAACCCGTTACTGCATCTAATACTGTAACTACGATCACACCTACTACAAGAGCTGCTACACCAACTACACCGGCAAATACTTCTACAATTGCACCGACTACTACAACTGCTGCTACCACGGTCACTACTACCACAGCAACCACCACACTCACTACCACCAAACCTGCCACCACGTCTATTAAAACGGCTATGACTGTCCTTACTACCACATCGACTACACCTACTACCTTAGCTACACCAACTACCACACTTAATGTTGTATCCAACACTGCTTCTACAGCTTCTACCCCGACTAGACCGGCTACTAAACCTTCCACTACAACAACAACCACCACCTCTGCTACCATATCTACTACCACACATCTTACCATACATACTACCATGCTTACTACTACATTGAATACACCTACCACTACTACGACTATTGCCTCACCTACCACCATATCTACTCCCATATATGTTACAACACCTACTACCATGCTTGCTACTACAAAGTCTACATCTATTACCGAACCTAAACCAGGTACTACACCAACTACGGTATTCAACACTGCATCTACTACTAAACCGACTGCCAAAACTACTAACCCACATATTATTACACCTACTACCATATTTACAACCACACCTACAACTAAACTGACCACTACACTAGAGACACCGACTGCACCTTCTAGCATACCTACTACCTCATCTACTACTGTATCAAATACAATACCTACTGCCACAACTGCTAGACCGACAGCACTGACTGCTGCACAGACTACTATACCCACTGGTACatctactactaaaactactactacacCTTCCAAAGACAAGAAAGTTAATCCCACAGAAAACGAAACAATCTTGAACAAGTGTATTAGCTCAGCAGAACTAGacacttttcaaaattatcttgATAAAGATATTTTAGGCACACATGATCctgaatttttatcaaaaataagcaGAACTCGACATGACATACAGAGTGCTTTGGAATTCCTTCAAGAATTGGGTGGGTGCTTTCAAATATTTGATAACAAACACTACTTGGACAGCTTCCAGTTTAAACTCGGAAAAGCATTTAAATCAATTAATGACTACAGGAAATATCGATCAATGTTCAAAGAAACACGAAAATATTATGGTTgtcatataattttattttatatttcatttattatatgcgttaattttcttattttctatttcatgTTAGATTGGAGcttcaaaagcaaaaataataatataatgttGCCTAAACTTCCTATTTGA